One window of the Eucalyptus grandis isolate ANBG69807.140 chromosome 6, ASM1654582v1, whole genome shotgun sequence genome contains the following:
- the LOC104450184 gene encoding uncharacterized protein LOC104450184, translated as MRFSNPHQSALLSLSACIVLVVLSSVSPPALSLSSIHDLLRSRGLPAGLLPREIKSYTLSDDGRLEVLLDGPCLTKFENRVFFDSVVKANLTYGSLIGVVGLSQEELFLWLPVKDIIVDDPSSGLILFDIGVAHKQLSLSLFEDPPDCKPQQGLLMSHVRKEKGFEDRR; from the exons ATGCGTTTCTCGAACCCCCACCAGTCGGCGCTCCTCTCCCTATCGGCATGCATCGTCCTCGTCGTCCTCTCCTCCGTCTCCCCTCcggccctctccctctcctccatcCACGACCTCCTCCGCTCCCGGGGCCTACCGGCCGGCCTCCTCCCCCGCGAGATCAAGTCCTACACCCTCTCCGACGACGGCCGGCTGGAGGTGCTCCTCGACGGGCCCTGCCTGACCAAGTTCGAGAACCGTGTCTTCTTTGACAGCGTCGTCAAGGCCAACCTCACCTACGGGAGCCTCATCGGGGTGGTGGGCCTGTCCCAGGAGGAGCTCTTCCTGTGGCTCCCCGTGAAGGACATCATCGTCGACGACCCCAGCTCCGGCCTCATTCTCTTCGACATTGGTGTCGCTCACAAGCAGCTCTCCCTCTCGCTCTTCGAGGATCCGCCCGACTGTAAGCCCCAGCAAG GTCTGCTGATGAGTCATGTGAGGAAGGAGAAAGGGTTCGAGGATCGGAGATAG